A stretch of DNA from Candidatus Binatia bacterium:
ACTACTACGTCGCGGCGACTTTCTACACCAACGCGATGTGGGCGATCTACGAAGACAACAATACCAAGCGGATCGCCTGGGGCGAAAAAAAACGCGCCTGCTACGACAAGTTCATCCAGTTCGCCGGCCGGCCGATCGAGCGCGTGGATCTGCCGTACGAGGGGAAATCGATCGCCGCGCTTTTACACTTGCCGCCCGGCACGAAAGCGGGCGAAAAAGTTCCCTGCGTGCTCTACATCCCCGGCATGGACGGCGTCAAAGAAGACAACCCGCTCCACAACGACCCGTTTTTGGAGCGAGGCGTCGCCGTGCTGGCGATCGACGGCCCCGGCCAGGGCGAGACGCGCGCGCGCGGCATCAAGTGTACCGCGTCGAATTACGAAGACGCGGGCAAGCTCGCTTGCGACTATCTGGTCAAGCGGCCCGAGATCGACGCCAACCGCCTCGCGATCATGGGCTCCAGCATGGGCTCGTACTGGGGGCCGCGCGTCGCCGCGGCCGAGCCGCGCTTCAAGGCCTGCGCCGTGAGCGGCGTTTGCGTCGAGCCCGGACAGTACACGATCTTCAACACCGCCTCGCCGACCTTCAAGCTCAACTACATGTACATGTCGGGTTACGACGACGAGGCGGCCTTCGACGAGTTCGCCAAGACGCTGACGCTCACCAGGATCGCCTCGAAAATCACTTGCCCCTATCTCATCGTCGCCGGCGAAGACGACGAGCTGTGCCCGATCGAATTCGTGTACGACCTGATCGAACAAATCCGCGGGCCTAAAGTTCTGGTCGTTTACGAAGGCGAGAAGCATTCGATCCGCAACCCGCGCTCGCGCACTCTGATCGTCGATTGGCTCGCCGACCGACTGGCGGGCAAGCCGTTTAAGCCCGAGAAGATCTACGTCGAGCTGAGCGGCAAAGAGATCCACACGCCGTGGTGAGGAAAGAACGGGACCACCCTATCCCCTTGGCTCAGCGCCTCCTCGGCTGTAACTCTAACTGCTCGCCTCGGGCAGCATCGAAACTCGCCCTAAAAACAAAACGGGCTCGAACATCGATGCTGCTTGTCCTCGGCATCGCAGAGAGTTACAACGCCTCCGAGTCGATCTTCGCTTATGGGAACAGGGCGGTCCCGGGAGAAAAGAGAGGCCGGAGAAATCCGGAGCGACCGAGGGAAGCGCGAGCGAGGTTGCGGACGCAGGGACGTGGAGGTCGGCGCAGGCCCCGCCCGGTGGAGTCATCACACTCGGTGCGGATTGGGCGGCGGCCCTCAAGGTAGAGACCTATCGGCCGCAGCCGAGAGCGCGTTTCCCGAGGGAGCTTGCTACGATCCCGACAATCTGGAAAGTTTAGCCGATGCGCATCGTTTACGGCGATCTGATCGGCGGGGCGAGCGGCGACATGTTCGTCGCGGCCCTGCTCGACCTCGGCCTTCCATTCGAGACGCTCAAGGGGGAGCTTAAAAAAATCCCGTCGCTGAAATACCGCCTCGAGATCGGGACCAAGAAACTGAGCGCTATTCGCGCGACCCGCTTTCGCGTGCTCACCGGCAAAAAAGAGGCAGAGCGAACGTGGGAAGAGATCCGCCGTTTGATCGACGGCAGCGCGCTGGAAGCCGAAGTTAAGGAACGCGCCGTCGCGATCTTCACGCGCCTGGCCGAAGCGGAAGGGAAAATCCACGGTGTGACGCCGAAAAAAGTCCATTTTCACGAAGTCGGCGCGACCGATTCGATCGTGGACATCGTCGGCACGGCGATAGGGATTCACCGTCTAAAGATCGACAGCCTCCATTTCTCGCGCATCCCGCTAGGACGAGGCGTGACTCGCTCCCGCCACGGTGTGCTGCCGCTGCCCGGTCCCGCGACGCTGGAACTTCTCACAGGCC
This window harbors:
- a CDS encoding prolyl oligopeptidase family serine peptidase; its protein translation is MRVETERKMKRWREQRWLLDQVIQSRGIDWDQGRSGKILRNCGPSVEAELREIGRRVQKFTDIPREFSRAAERREGLAREAESAGHNVEAREHYYVAATFYTNAMWAIYEDNNTKRIAWGEKKRACYDKFIQFAGRPIERVDLPYEGKSIAALLHLPPGTKAGEKVPCVLYIPGMDGVKEDNPLHNDPFLERGVAVLAIDGPGQGETRARGIKCTASNYEDAGKLACDYLVKRPEIDANRLAIMGSSMGSYWGPRVAAAEPRFKACAVSGVCVEPGQYTIFNTASPTFKLNYMYMSGYDDEAAFDEFAKTLTLTRIASKITCPYLIVAGEDDELCPIEFVYDLIEQIRGPKVLVVYEGEKHSIRNPRSRTLIVDWLADRLAGKPFKPEKIYVELSGKEIHTPW